From the Leucoraja erinacea ecotype New England chromosome 4, Leri_hhj_1, whole genome shotgun sequence genome, the window atacaGCCCGGTGAAAtgtcgcatctccgaccaggtagggactgagaaaaatagtttccccctctcccccccccacataaaaaagattagacctccaaacgaacttttaacatactaaaaaaaattttaaagggtgaaaggacggacagctgcaggcggggcagccatactcgacggcgcccCCCTCAGTAGTAAATAAAGAGCAGCTTCAGGTGCAGTTTACCATTCACATGAGCTGAAATCAGAATTGAAATAAAAGATATTGGCCACATTGGGTATTCTAATTAAAGCAATAACAAGTTTTTAAGTAAATTagcaaatgttggagtaaattaACAAAtggcaagttcacaagttataggaatagaattaggccatttggcccatcaaatctactgtgccattcaatcagggctgatctctgccttctaatcccatttttctgccttctccctataacccttgacacccattctaatcaagaatttgtctatctctgccttaaaagtatccactgacatggcctccacagccccctgtggcaatgagttccacagattaactaccctctgactaaagaagttcctcttcacctcctttctaaaagagcatcctttaattctgaggctatgacctctgatctgagactctcccaccagtggaaacatcctttccacatctactctatacctttcattaatctgtaagtttcaatgaggtcccctttcaaccttctaaactccagcaagtagaggcccagttctgtcaaacgttcatcatatgctaacccactttcgtggaatcattcttgtgaacctcctctggaccctcttcagagccagcacatccttccccagatatggggATCCAAATTTGCTCAGAGTACTCCAAATggagcctgaccagcgccctataaagcctcagcattacatctcgtTTTTGTATTCcaatcctcttgatataaatgggaacattgaatttgccttccttactaccaaatcgacgtaaattaactttttgggaatcctgtacccgcactcccaagtccctttgcacctctgatttctggattctctctccatttagaaaacaatcgatgcctttattcttattaccaaaatgcatgactctgcactttgctacactgaatttGATCAGCCCctgctctgcccactctcctaaccaaGGTCACTGAGGTAGATGCAGTAACTACCGGTAATTATATTATGCAGTCGTCATTTATTGTTAATTCCAATAGTTGATTTGTGCAAACTCCATCAGAGTAGAACATTAATAAAACACTCAATAAAAAAGCACAACAGTTGATTTAAGTGCTCACCTTGGAGTCTGTGCATTGCAGTGATAAATGTATTCTGTGACAGTATTTTCATCTTCACATACAGAAGAGAATTTCTGTTTGAAGTCAGGCCTTAATCGCTGAACTAGAAATGGACCTGTGATAAATGCAAAGAAATAGCATCACTGAAAAATATTGCATTCCAACAGACAAGTGTTTACATATTGCCAAATGAAAGTAGGTGATTGTCAACATCTAATTTTGCATTTAATGGGGATTTTGGGGTATCTaaaatattacagttgtacaacaccTTTTAAGCCCTCAGGATAGCTCAAGGTGTTTTATAGTCAATTAAATACTTTTTGAAGTAGGGAATGTGGCAAACAATTTGTGCTTAGACTAGATAGTCTGTTTTTAATGACTGTAttcaaatatatataaattatggCCAAACATAGATTATTTTACAACTATCTAAAAAACTATACATTATCTATGGGGAATGTTGCAGAGTGAAGTTACAATATAATTAATTGCACCTAAATGTACACTGCGGCAATACTAACCAATAACATTGTCTCAACTGATCATAGATATTCAATGCTTATGATTGAACAGTAAGTCTTCCTTACCCAAGGGCCCAGCAAATCTCAGACCTGCCAATGGGTTAAAAGGACTCAGGATTGCACCCAGGGCTTTTATCCACATTGGCATTGGTCTTTCCTGCTGACCGTGGTTAAGTCGCTCTGGAAATCCCCATGGCTCAACTAGAATGAGGTGCTTCACCCTGAAAGCAGCACATAAATTAAATGCATTAGTTGTTGTATATCACGGCTGCTATTTCCTACATATTGATTTCACTGATTAGTTGGGGTAAAGAAACATGCACGAATCACAAAAAAAGGAAATCAAATGATGGAAACTGTTGAAGCACTCTTTTCCACGTTTAATCATTTTCTTCTCAGGCAGTTCTGTTGGGTTAAGGATGATTTGCTTTCTCTCCCGTTTTGGGTGCTGTGATAGCTGTTGACGCTGTTTCACTGAGTTTATGTGTGTTCCCGACAAAGGGATTAAAGTGCTCACTGCCTTTCCCTCCTtcttcattttgtttttttccaGGGTCAATAATTCCTTTGTGTCTGTGAGAATATAACATTATTTCAAGAAGGCATTGAGAAAATCATTAAATTATTTCATCTATCCATGTAGGTTTCAGGGTAGCCCATCTGTTTTAGAGGTCTGTTCaggcattttattattatttttatttttattttattatttatttcgaacaaaataaaagaataaaaagcaagtgtgaaacagcatacaaaaaacaaaacaagaatatttataaagtgtcataaacaatatctataaataaatgaaatcatatgtgtccgaaaaggagcaggaagaagccaaagcttattaattcccaccccttattcaactgcttgtaattatcttatacaaatttagcagctatatgtacaccatatgtacaccagccactatatgtacaccaaattatttacatttgaacactaatcaaatatttacaaagccatacaaaaaagaaaaaaagaaaaagaaaaaaaaaaaccctcatatactatacagtatcttagtcatatatacaacccatcactctataatcacccttcccaatacaatcagtataacaaatatcccactcacaatcaccgatcctcatcccaatatccttttaaacatgaAAAGGATATAAGCCACTAATCAGAACATAAGGGAAACGTGCTAAACGAAATTTGCCCATCAATATTGGGGACATTGGTCTAGGAAAGTACACTAATAATGATTTCCCATAAGTGGAATGAAGAGGTCTGCAGAGATCGCATTAGTGGTACCTCTCCAGTGCTACAAGCTACCTGCTGCAAATAGTTCAGTTCCAAAATGTACACGATTGGGCAAGATTCTCAGTAGATCACAACTTTAGTGGCTTTTTCGAAACCTTGGTCTTTGAATGTGCTTTTCTGCAAATGGTCAAAGTCTATGCTAGAGCACATGAGGCGGTGGTGAATTTCACCACTGATGGCTGGCTTTGCTGAGAAGTGGCCCCCAAGGTATAAAAGGCGATCTACATTTTCCAGTTTCATTTTAAACCTTATGTTAGAGGTGATGTTGTACAGATTAGAAAGGGTCCTATGCTTTGTGGTTGTCCATTATGTCTTATGTTTTAATAATCGCATCAGCAGTGACAAGAACTCACACTTCGGGTATGCACAAATGCAATAGTCACCAATACAAGTGTGCACTTAGCTTAATATGCCATTTGCTGAGGCATTATGATTGTTCATTTTTCAACTTGTTTTATAACTGATGACATTCCAGAAATTTAAATTATTACTGATTTATTGCATTGgaactattcaattcaattcaattcaattcaactttaatgtcatcgcacaaatacaagtatcagtacaacgaaatgcagttttgcgtcagaccgtagtagttgtacataaagagaaaagacaagaaaaaaatagaaagagagaagatactgaataatcaggaaatacagaatgattaaacaaagggggacggagggaccagagagtctatcgtcgggactccgagttcagcagtgtgattgtgttgttatagaagcttttcctcatcctgctggtacgtgacctgaggctcctgtaccgcctccctgatgggaggagggcaaacagtccatggttggggtgggaggggtctttgatgatcttcccagcccgtctcagacaccgttttcggtggagggcatccatggcagggagcggggcaccgatgatgtgctgcgcggttttcaccacccgttgtagtgctttcctgtccgcagcagtgcagctgctgtaccataccgtgaagcaggtggtcaggatactctctatggtacagcggtaaaagttggtcaggatctggggggacaggtgggctttcttgagcctcctaaggaagtaaaggcgctgctgtgcctttttgatcagcttggaggtgttgagggaccaggacaagtcctccgagatatgcactccgaggaatttatagctggagacgcgctccacctcagtcccgttgatgtggatgggggtatgactgcctcctctggtctgcctgaagtcgacaataatctccttcgtctttttggagttgaggatgaggttattgtcggcacaccaggtggtcaggtgctggatctcatccctgtaggccgactcatcgttgtcgctgatcagtcctactaccgtggtatcgtcagcaaacttaataatggcgttggatccgtgctttgggatgcagtcgtgggtgaagagggagtagaggagagggctgagcacacagccctgtggcactccggtgttcagtgttatagtggaggaggtgaggttattgaccctaacagactgtggtctgttagtgaggaagtccaatgtccagttgcagagggaggtggagatgccaagtccactgagtttggtgatcaagctggctgggatgacggtgttaaaggcagagctgaagtctatgaacagcagcctgatgtaggagttgttgtggtccaggtgggtcagggcagagtgtagggccgccgatatggcgtcctctgtagacctgttggtccggtaggcaaactggtgggggtccagtgtgggggggaggcaggctttgaggtgagccaagatcagccgctcaaagcactttgcaataacaggggtgagtgccactgggcggaaatcgttgagactccctgtagctgactgtttgggcactggcacgatggttgatgtcttgaggcaagtggggacaacaccctgggccagtgagagattgaaaatgtcggcgaggactggggatagttgaccagcacatgccctaagcacgcggccagggatgccatcggggccggcagctttgcgctcattcaccttgctcagtgcatcttgtacagcagaggtggagaggctgagaggttgttcattcgggggtggagcaactttaatggctggggttttgttgtctcggtcaaagcgagcatagaagtggtttagctcatcaggcagggtgtcgttgtctgggggaggggtgttaactttctgataatcggcaagggatttgattccttgccacatgcgcctggggtcagagttgttatggaaatgctcctcaatccgccgtttgtgattgagtttagcgttcctaattcccattttcagattagaGACTTTTTTTCAGCCAGTACTTAGCTTGGAGTTCCATTGTTCTACCataatttgtgtgaaaaagatgtgaACTGATTTTGTCCCTGAAAGGCTTTGCCCTAATGTATAAAAAGTGGGATTGAAAGCTTGGGTAAGTGAACAGTACAGTACCTAGTCTACTTAATACAAACAGAATGACAATGGAGTCACAGTTAAGGGAAGCACAGTTAAGAATAGGTGACCAAAGATGACAATCCTGACTAATCAGCTGCAGGACAGTGATTCGTCTGGAAATTGGTAGCAAACATGTTGTATGATATAACTTAAATAGTCAGTGGGGTCTAGGCATGAGGCGAGAAAGAGCTGGAAACAcaattgtgtgtgtgagtgctggTATTGACATAAGATACCATGCCCATGAAAGGAGATGGATGCCAATGACAAAACACAAGATCCTAAGTGGTGAGAGCAAAGGAGAGGGAAGAGTAGTCATTAATGGAAATGCATTAGTTTTAATAGGCAGAAATAATATCAGTAACACTGTTCATTGTTCCTGTTACACAACTTTAAATTACAATTACTTATTTTAATCTTCCCCAAACCTCTCATTCTCAGTTACCTCCTTACTGTTCTACCTCCCAAATCAAATTGCAAGATTTTGTTACTGTGCAagtaaataatttattatttgcCTTCTCCTGTAAATAAATTAACTAATTAATAGTTATTGTGATTATACaagatattccccccccccccccccccccctaccttctCATGCTGCTGTCTGAAACATAATTACTTAGGCTATTTCCATGGAAATAATCAGATCTTTGAACATGTTGGCTGGTTATTCAGTATGGCCCGGGTTAACTAAATGGCAAATTGCAACTCTAATGTGGACCACAAGCATCAAATATTCTCTCCTGACTCACATTAATTTCTGTGTTACTAACAAAAACTCTCATTCAAACAGCTGTATTTTATTTTACTATTAAAATGTACCACAAAACTGAAATGtggtcatttttatttttaatgcattttcCTACTCTGCAGCGCATGGATACCTTTCACAACAGGCAGGCGGATAGGTGAAGTCGTCAAGTACAGAAATATTTTTTGCACAGCTGGTAGGGCCATTgcgtcacagcaccagaaacccagattgaattctgaccacgggtgctgtctgtgttcagtttgcacattctccctatgaccagttGGTTTATTTCGACACTTCACAATGACATGCTTggcagtaggttaattgggcactgtacattgtccctggtgtacatGGGAgcagatgggaaagtgggatatcatagaactagtgtgaacaggtgattgatggtcaacattgactcagtgggctgaagagccctttTCCTTTGTGTATGACTACAACAAAAATGTCAGTACGAGCTAGAACTCAGGTTATTTGCTAATATCATATTTGATAATCGTAGGTATAATCATTCCACAGGAACCGAGTCAGAATGTTACTACATTTTATGCATCATTCTTTAACACAACTTGTGGGTATCCATGACAGTATAATAAAACCACAGGAGTGAAATTAAACTAATATGAAGATAAGGTACTAAATTCATTCCTGGGACCTGTGGGTGGCCCCTTGAAGACAGGTTTGGTAAAAAATTAGTTGAATTATTTATCAGAGAATAAattctgaagaaacatagaaacatagaaattaggtgcaggagtaggccattcggcccttcgagcctgcaccgccattcaatatgatcatggctgatcatccaactcagtatcccgtacctgccttctctctataccccctgatccccttagccacaagggccacatctaactccctcttaaatatagccaatgaactccctcttaaatatagccaatgaagaaagacctcgaaccgaaacgtcacccattccttctccagagttgctgcctgccctgctgagttactccagttttttgtctatcttcagagtgaTCTCAATAAGATGTGCAAGAGTTTGAAAGGTATTGGCAAGTTCGATGCGAAGAAACAGTTTCCTCCAACAGGAAAATCTTGAAATAAGGGGTAGAGAACCAAGCAGTCATACATTTGGAAATGAAAATATATATCTGCGAAGAATTGTGGGGTATCTAAGGCCCACTCCTACTATTGTGTTACAAACTACATAATGTGATATTGGAAAATGACCAAAAGCTAGGTTTAAGGGAATATATGAAGGAATAGATAATAATTGAAGATTTAAACAGCAAATTCTTTGACATATGGAGCTGAAGATATGACTGCCAATGGtggagcaattaaaattaaaattaagaagAGGCCAGAAGTAGAGGAGTGGAGAAATCAGGAAGTTATAGGGTTGAAGAAGATTTGATATTGGGAGAGGTGAGGCTATGAATGGAATTGTAAACAAACCTGTGAATTTAAAAGTCACAGAATTATTCCCAGTACTTAATACTCAGATAAAATTCAGTGCAGCCAAAATATTtgataagacagttctgacatgtAATTAATTTCAGCAGGCAGACTTAGAAATAATTTTCAGAATTTGTGGCGGCACAGttcataagtggtaggccatttagcccatcaagtctactccaccattcaatcacggccgatgtactttctttccctctcaaccccgttctcctaccttctcttcttaacccctgacacctgtactgatcaagaatttgtcaatttctgccttaaaaatatccattgatccaCAATGGTAAAGTTGCTGTTTAAAGCTGCTAAAGAGTTAGATTCAgcatatgggtgctatctgtacagtttgtacgttctccatgtggccgtatggattttctctgggtgctctggtttcctctcacattccaaagaccagcaggttaattggcttctgtaaattgtccctagcgcgtgGGGTTGAACTAATGTACGTCTGATCTTTGTTTggtggggacttggtgggccgaagggcctgtttccaaactgtatctctaaacaaaacaaaaattattCAATTCATCACAAAATAGAAAAACAGCTATTGGAATAATAATTGAAAGCAGTGGTCAACATTTTCCAAGACTATGGAGAAATGTGTAGTACTCACTGAGAAGGAAGGTAACCTTCCACAAATGactgaaaaagaaaataaatctgaGGCCTGTTGACTgggaatgaaacatagaaaataggatgcaggagtaggccattcggcccttcgagcctgcaacgccattcaatatgatcatgaaggGAGACCTGCACCATATACCAGGACTGAAGAGAAACCTGTAGTCCAGTGACGGGAAATGAAGAGAGGGCAGAACCACCTGATCAGAAATGAAGTGAGAACAGAAGCCCACTGACTGGGAATGAGGAAAGGCCTATGGCCCAGTTACTGGGAATGAGGAGAGGTCTGTCACACAGCgattgagaatgtggggagatcaGCTGCCCAGAGTCTGGGAATAAGGAGAAACATATGGCCAATAAATGATAATAAAGTGAAAACTGAAGTCACACTTACGACTGAAATATCTTGTCTGCTGACAGCAACAATAGTTACCAGAACATTAAATCAGAAAACAAATTGGTACTTTGACTTTTGAACTGATGGTAACTATAGGAAGTTCTGCTTTAACACACATTATCATAGCACAAATGGATATaacataaattaataattaaGGAACATTATTTGCAATACATGGGCTGATTTGGTTATAATGCATTTTTGATCAGGAACTTGtttctttggaaattgacaaatagaaaaaaaaagctgtcttaTATTTAAACAGTACAAGGGGACTAAACTGTTTCCATGCAACCTCCCCatagtaatcagacaccattgtggCTTAAGAACACCACTGTTACTTCAATTTtggacctttctgccctgggcctcctccatggccagagtgagtcccatcgcaatttggaggagcggcacctcatatttcacttgggtagtttacaccccagtggtatgatctccaatttcaggtagtccttgctttctccctccttcccgtccccttcccagctctcccacagcataCCGTTCccaccacttcctttcttcttcccacccaccccccctcccccaccccacatcagtccgaagaaaggtctctacccaaaatgtcacctattccttcgctccatggacgcgtcctcacccgctgagtttctccagcatttttgtctaccttcaattgtgGACGGTCACTGAAATTGACAAACCTATTGTCACTTGTGCAAAGATtatttaataaataatataacaggcAGGGTTTATAATCTTTATCTTGTAACAAAAGTGAACTTGGTGCTATTAAAAAGTAACTATTTTGCAATTCTGGAACTCTTATGCCCCTAAACCTTTACCCAATTGACACATAAAGTGATTTTCTATAACATGATGTTTCTTAGGAATGCAACTATTGCATTATAACAGAACTACTTGTATTAGCAAACCATTTGCTGAATCCTTCAACTCTGACTCTTCATGTtcattcttccaagctgttatttaTCTAAAATGTTTGCTACCTACCTTTGCGGGTATTTAATTGTGTACGCTGCTGCCAAATACCCTCCAAAGTTGTGACCCAATAAAATCATATTCTCCATTTCCATCTTTTCCCTCCATTCCTCTATAGATTCCACAAACTGAGTTTCTGCCAGTGCAGAGTCACTGCTGAAATGTGGCCTGCTACTTTGACCAAATCCCACAAGGTCAAAAGCACAAACAGTGCGTTGTAGACTGAGAGCATCAAAATTCAAAGACCATAGTCCAACACCTCCTCCAAATCCATGTATCAGAACAAGTGGAGTTTTGTTTGGAGTATCCTGACTAAATATTAATGTCCATATCTTGTTGCCACTTGGTACCAAAACATACGCTTTCGTAAAATTACTTTGGACACCTGCAAAATATAAAGGGTATACAAATCAATCTGATTTGCTTATCTAAACACTTTCTTAATTTAGCACTTGCCGTGAAACATGCTGATGAATCAACAATCCATCATAAATTCAGACCTTTGACTTGATCTAATTTAGTCTATTTAAAACCCATTAGGCCCAAAGTCCTTTTGGATACTAAAATGAATTAGTAATGATTGATACATTTTATTCAGTGCAACCAATATGTGGCCATTTTGTTTTACTAAGTTCCCTGGAAATTAGGTACCTTAGTCTTGCATCTAATATCATTCTTATTTTGTATGAGAGATATTGAACTCCTTAATGTACTGAAAATTTCCTTCATATGCCTTTGGGACATTGAAGGAACTTAAAATTTCCTTGATGCTTCTGAAACACTCAAAgttaatttaaattgaataagaGACCGAAAAGACCAACTAAACAAGGTATTGAAGGAAAGTCCTGGAGATTTCATTTATTCAAAGTAGTGCCAAACATTACACCAACTTAGATCTGATGTTCACTGATGATGTTGTGCTTTAAACTAGTGTTTTAAACCAGTTGAAGTTtgatgccaaatgacagtttgtcCTTATCCTTTCGCCACCCTCATCATGCAAAGTAAAAGATCCTCAAAACATTCAGGGTAGGTAGAT encodes:
- the abhd5a gene encoding 1-acylglycerol-3-phosphate O-acyltransferase ABHD5 isoform X1 → MPDNMAAESSGAGLLGWLVSWLPTWCPTSLSLLKDAENKMLQGVQSNFTKAYVLVPSGNKIWTLIFSQDTPNKTPLVLIHGFGGGVGLWSLNFDALSLQRTVCAFDLVGFGQSSRPHFSSDSALAETQFVESIEEWREKMEMENMILLGHNFGGYLAAAYTIKYPQRVKHLILVEPWGFPERLNHGQQERPMPMWIKALGAILSPFNPLAGLRFAGPLGPFLVQRLRPDFKQKFSSVCEDENTVTEYIYHCNAQTPSGETAFKNMTIPFGWAKQPMLLRMNQIQEDISITVIYGARSCIDSISSKQIKALRPKSSVDVVAIRGAGHYVYADQPEDFNQTVMRICSTVD
- the abhd5a gene encoding 1-acylglycerol-3-phosphate O-acyltransferase ABHD5 isoform X3, whose translation is MERLGWLVSWLPTWCPTSLSLLKDAENKMLQGVQSNFTKAYVLVPSGNKIWTLIFSQDTPNKTPLVLIHGFGGGVGLWSLNFDALSLQRTVCAFDLVGFGQSSRPHFSSDSALAETQFVESIEEWREKMEMENMILLGHNFGGYLAAAYTIKYPQRVKHLILVEPWGFPERLNHGQQERPMPMWIKALGAILSPFNPLAGLRFAGPLGPFLVQRLRPDFKQKFSSVCEDENTVTEYIYHCNAQTPSGETAFKNMTIPFGWAKQPMLLRMNQIQEDISITVIYGARSCIDSISSKQIKALRPKSSVDVVAIRGAGHYVYADQPEDFNQTVMRICSTVD
- the abhd5a gene encoding 1-acylglycerol-3-phosphate O-acyltransferase ABHD5 isoform X2 — translated: MLDFRERHRNRLGWLVSWLPTWCPTSLSLLKDAENKMLQGVQSNFTKAYVLVPSGNKIWTLIFSQDTPNKTPLVLIHGFGGGVGLWSLNFDALSLQRTVCAFDLVGFGQSSRPHFSSDSALAETQFVESIEEWREKMEMENMILLGHNFGGYLAAAYTIKYPQRVKHLILVEPWGFPERLNHGQQERPMPMWIKALGAILSPFNPLAGLRFAGPLGPFLVQRLRPDFKQKFSSVCEDENTVTEYIYHCNAQTPSGETAFKNMTIPFGWAKQPMLLRMNQIQEDISITVIYGARSCIDSISSKQIKALRPKSSVDVVAIRGAGHYVYADQPEDFNQTVMRICSTVD